AATCACACTCTCATTTCAGCAAAGGAGACATATGCTTGACCTGTTGAGAAAATCGATCTATGCGGCTGTAGGGCTTGCCATGGTGACCAGGGAAGCTGCCGAAGAGATAGGCAGGAAAATCGTTATGTGTACAATCCACCCAGATCCGTGTGCATAACTCAGATAATAAATACTCATGTCATTTTGAGGCATTTTTGAAAATCACAGCGAAAATAAAATATAGTTTTTATTGCCCGTTGTTTCATTGAGAACCGGCAGTCAGACACCCTTGCCCAACATGTTAAAAAACAGAAAACGTCTTCTACTGATAATTCAAATAGTAATCGCTATAGTCCCGATTGCCTGGATTTTTCACAAAATTGATTTCGGGGAAATGATAGAAGTCCTCAGGAATACTCCCTGGTGGACACTTCCGGCACTTACTACTGTGGCATTTTTCTCCCTGATCCTTCAGGGCATAAGATGGTATGTTTTGATGTCCGGGTCAGATTCAGGCCTGCGATTTTCAACAGCGATGTATGCTCACCTGACCGGGGCGTTTTATTCTCTGGTGCTACCCTCCAACCTCTCTCAGGATGTTGTAAGGACAGTCATGGTTTCCCGCAAGCATGGATATTCAAAGAGCTGGGGGGCCACATGGATAGCCAAACTGATCAATCTTGCCACCTCGGTTCTCTTTTCACTGTTTGGCTTTTTCATCCTCGACCTGACCAGTATCCGCAGCACACTGCCGGCTATCGCCATAAGCATCTCATTGTTATTAATTCTTTTTATCATCTCGTTCTCAAAACGGATCACCAAAAAGTTCAGATCCGTATTCATGAAAATTCTTCCCCAGCGGCTGCTACGGATTTTAGAGAATATCAGAGAGGAGATATACCTTTTTAAGGACAAGAAGATAAATCTTCTCTGGTGCACCGGACTGACTTTTCTGACTCATATACTGTTGATCCTGAATGCTATTATTCTGATCTCTGTAGTGACAGGGCGAATCTGTATTGCCGAGTCATTTGCTTTTATACCAATAATTGAATTGCTGGCATTAGCCTTTGCTTTTACTCCTAATGGTTTTGGTATAAGGGAAATGCTTGCTTATGCAATGTTTGCCTACATAGGCTTCACAAATGAACAACTGGC
Above is a genomic segment from Fibrobacter sp. containing:
- a CDS encoding flippase-like domain-containing protein, translating into MPNMLKNRKRLLLIIQIVIAIVPIAWIFHKIDFGEMIEVLRNTPWWTLPALTTVAFFSLILQGIRWYVLMSGSDSGLRFSTAMYAHLTGAFYSLVLPSNLSQDVVRTVMVSRKHGYSKSWGATWIAKLINLATSVLFSLFGFFILDLTSIRSTLPAIAISISLLLILFIISFSKRITKKFRSVFMKILPQRLLRILENIREEIYLFKDKKINLLWCTGLTFLTHILLILNAIILISVVTGRICIAESFAFIPIIELLALAFAFTPNGFGIREMLAYAMFAYIGFTNEQLAGYIILGYVSVLIKLAGGIPLLIKKLPVKLKSSPAG